A part of Candidatus Woesearchaeota archaeon genomic DNA contains:
- a CDS encoding Lrp/AsnC family transcriptional regulator, which yields MLNPRDLLIIMQLRKNARQSLVDISKETKIPVSTIYDKIRSHEKGAIKKHTALLDFQKLGFNIRIKLLLSVKKREDFQKFILSHENINSAYQIDGEYEFMLDCIFRYMADMQDFMKKIEQYGVEKKQMHYVSNELKCESFLEDSAYPETT from the coding sequence ATGCTAAATCCAAGAGATCTGCTGATAATCATGCAGTTAAGAAAGAACGCAAGGCAGTCGCTTGTAGACATTTCAAAGGAAACGAAAATACCTGTAAGCACGATTTACGATAAAATAAGATCGCATGAGAAGGGGGCTATAAAGAAGCACACAGCGCTGCTGGATTTCCAAAAGCTGGGCTTCAACATCAGGATAAAGCTATTGCTCAGCGTAAAAAAAAGGGAAGATTTCCAGAAATTCATTTTAAGCCATGAAAACATAAACTCAGCCTACCAGATTGACGGCGAATATGAGTTTATGCTTGACTGCATTTTCAGGTATATGGCGGATATGCAGGATTTTATGAAGAAGATCGAGCAGTACGGCGTTGAAAAGAAGCAGATGCACTATGTTTCAAATGAGCTGAAGTGCGAGTCATTTTTGGAAGATTCGGCTTATCCGGAAACAACATGA
- a CDS encoding restriction endonuclease — translation MSDNENGYKFEIFVEKLYKNLGKDNVQRNLLLADRTSNNGQRCQIDLAFDDWLAKRYVECKYYENTSVPFGDVEEFVTKLGKIGAETCQGIMVTNSSFMPSAMKYAKEHGLHLIDGLKLEEIYRKSCLCDCDFIQFIKYKFGKRSLGDEVNKIELKKENR, via the coding sequence ATGTCAGACAATGAAAACGGCTATAAATTCGAAATATTTGTTGAAAAGCTGTACAAAAACCTTGGAAAGGACAATGTGCAGCGGAACTTATTGCTAGCTGACAGAACTAGCAATAACGGCCAGAGATGCCAGATTGACCTGGCATTTGATGACTGGCTTGCAAAGCGCTATGTGGAATGCAAGTATTACGAAAATACAAGCGTTCCATTTGGTGATGTTGAAGAGTTTGTAACCAAGCTCGGAAAAATAGGAGCAGAAACATGCCAAGGAATAATGGTTACAAACAGCAGCTTTATGCCATCAGCAATGAAATATGCAAAAGAGCATGGCTTGCATTTGATCGATGGCCTAAAACTTGAGGAAATATACCGGAAAAGCTGCTTATGCGACTGCGACTTCATTCAATTCATCAAGTACAAATTTGGAAAAAGATCATTGGGAGATGAGGTTAACAAGATTGAATTAAAGAAAGAAAATAGATAA